The Coleofasciculaceae cyanobacterium genome has a segment encoding these proteins:
- the hypA gene encoding hydrogenase maturation nickel metallochaperone HypA → MHETDMTKALILTVKDWYYSQPEQPKIEKISLIVGEFTCVEPVSLQFAFEVQTRNTFLEGVELTIRDIALIAFCHSCQQEYKPQIGLQYSCPDCNSPMEDIRSGRELKIDRIEYSSLDTCKGSSRTALTDK, encoded by the coding sequence ATGCACGAAACTGATATGACCAAGGCTTTAATCCTGACGGTTAAAGATTGGTATTATTCTCAACCAGAACAACCAAAAATAGAAAAAATTTCTTTGATAGTTGGCGAATTTACCTGTGTCGAACCAGTTAGTTTGCAGTTTGCTTTTGAAGTTCAAACCCGCAATACCTTTTTAGAAGGAGTAGAACTAACTATTCGTGATATTGCTTTGATTGCTTTTTGTCATAGTTGCCAACAAGAATATAAACCCCAAATTGGACTGCAATACAGTTGTCCTGATTGTAATTCACCTATGGAAGATATTCGCTCTGGTCGAGAACTAAAAATCGATCGCATTGAATATTCTTCTCTAGATACCTGCAAGGGCAGTTCGCGCACCGCCCTTACGGATAAATGA
- a CDS encoding glutathione S-transferase family protein, translating to MYKLYDFLPSGNGYKVRLLLTQLQIPFELIQLNILKQETRTPEFLAKNPNGKIPLLEIASDTFISESNAILYHLSQGTKYFPKDKYQQTQIMQWLFFEQYSHEPNIATPRFWITELKHADKYREQIEQKRKLGYKALNVMEQHLKKHDFFVANKYTIADIGLYAYTHVAEEGGFDLSDFLAINSWFKKVKSQPRHILITDSQLGN from the coding sequence ATGTATAAACTATATGACTTTCTCCCTTCTGGCAATGGCTATAAAGTTCGCTTGTTATTAACACAATTACAAATTCCTTTTGAGTTAATTCAACTCAATATTCTCAAGCAAGAAACTCGTACCCCTGAATTTTTGGCTAAAAATCCTAATGGTAAAATTCCCTTGCTAGAAATTGCCTCGGATACATTTATTTCTGAATCGAACGCAATTTTATATCATCTTAGTCAAGGAACGAAGTACTTCCCCAAAGATAAATATCAACAAACTCAAATAATGCAGTGGCTATTTTTCGAGCAATATAGTCACGAACCAAATATTGCTACTCCTCGTTTTTGGATTACCGAACTCAAGCACGCCGATAAATATCGAGAACAGATCGAACAAAAGCGAAAATTGGGTTACAAAGCTTTAAATGTTATGGAACAGCATTTAAAAAAACATGATTTTTTTGTAGCAAATAAATACACTATTGCCGATATTGGTCTTTATGCTTATACCCATGTTGCAGAAGAAGGCGGATTTGATTTAAGTGACTTTTTGGCTATTAATTCTTGGTTTAAAAAAGTTAAATCTCAACCCAGACATATTTTAATTACAGATTCACAGTTAGGTAATTAA
- a CDS encoding class I SAM-dependent methyltransferase — translation MTDNLYHMNPQERFSDRAIDYALYRPSYPSEAIDAILKGLSAPSQLIVADIGARTGISSRLLADRGIKVIAIEPNAAMRQAAKPDSLVKFQDGNAENTKLENNSVDLVTCFQAFHWFNREPTLKEFARILKPKGRLAAVCNNRARQDEFTAEYSHFTKTVSNNQSELRYAKRFLRETFLFSTVTLLTFPARQVLDRLGLVGRAMSTSYIPKRKPKEQFIGQLYKLYDKYRDGQSLVYFNSRLITISTNYV, via the coding sequence ATGACTGACAATCTATATCATATGAATCCCCAAGAGCGATTTAGCGATCGCGCAATAGATTACGCTTTATATCGACCTAGTTATCCATCAGAAGCTATTGACGCGATTTTAAAGGGATTAAGCGCACCATCGCAGTTAATAGTTGCTGATATCGGGGCAAGAACTGGTATTTCTTCCCGTTTATTAGCAGATAGGGGAATTAAAGTAATTGCGATCGAGCCAAATGCAGCTATGAGACAAGCAGCAAAACCTGATTCATTAGTAAAATTTCAAGATGGTAATGCTGAGAATACTAAACTAGAAAATAATTCAGTCGACCTAGTCACCTGCTTTCAAGCTTTTCATTGGTTTAATCGCGAACCGACACTTAAAGAATTTGCTCGTATTTTGAAGCCAAAGGGAAGACTAGCAGCAGTCTGCAATAATCGCGCTCGTCAAGATGAATTTACCGCCGAGTATAGTCATTTTACCAAAACAGTTTCTAATAATCAGTCCGAGTTGCGTTACGCGAAAAGATTTCTCCGCGAAACTTTTCTATTTTCAACCGTTACTTTGCTAACTTTTCCCGCTCGACAAGTCTTAGATCGTCTTGGTTTAGTCGGGCGTGCCATGAGTACATCATACATACCCAAAAGAAAACCAAAGGAGCAATTTATCGGTCAACTATACAAACTATACGATAAATACCGCGATGGGCAAAGTTTAGTTTATTTTAATTCGCGCTTAATAACTATAAGTACTAATTATGTATAA
- the speB gene encoding agmatinase — MSEQSPFQPPSNNENESKSEAQKALDKERQLPLTGWQQEVEQGLEYGLEAAGSIKDRTISTFSRGELPHYAGINTFLKAPYLENVNQVGNYDVAIIGVPHDSGTTYRPGTRFGPQGIRKISALYTPYNFEFGVDLREQITLCDVGDIFTIPANNEKSFDQISKGVAHVFSSGAFPIILGGDHSIGFPTVRAVCRHLGDKKVGIIHFDRHADTQETDLDERMHTCPWFHATNMANAPAKNLVQMGIGGWQVPRPGVKVCRERATNILTVTDIMEMGLDAAADFAIEKATDGTDCVWISFDIDCIDAGFVPGTGWPEPGGLLPREVLYLLKKIVQNTTVCGIEVVEVSPPYDVSDMTALMATRVICDTMAHLVLSGQLPRTEKPAYIHDEAQVVDEPWS; from the coding sequence ATGAGCGAGCAATCCCCATTCCAACCACCGAGTAATAATGAGAACGAATCCAAAAGCGAAGCACAAAAAGCGTTAGACAAAGAACGCCAGCTACCTTTGACAGGTTGGCAACAAGAAGTAGAACAGGGTCTCGAATATGGTTTAGAAGCAGCAGGAAGTATTAAAGATCGAACTATTTCTACGTTTTCGCGGGGAGAATTGCCCCACTATGCGGGGATTAATACTTTCTTAAAAGCTCCTTATTTAGAGAATGTTAACCAAGTAGGCAATTATGATGTAGCAATTATCGGCGTTCCCCACGATTCTGGCACTACCTATCGCCCTGGTACTCGTTTTGGGCCTCAAGGTATTCGTAAAATTTCTGCTCTATATACGCCATATAACTTTGAGTTTGGGGTAGATTTGCGGGAACAGATTACGCTTTGTGATGTGGGAGATATTTTTACTATTCCTGCCAACAATGAAAAGTCTTTCGACCAGATTTCTAAAGGCGTAGCTCATGTTTTTAGTTCTGGTGCATTTCCAATTATCTTAGGTGGCGATCACTCCATTGGATTTCCCACAGTAAGGGCTGTTTGTCGTCATTTGGGAGATAAAAAAGTGGGAATTATTCACTTCGATCGCCATGCGGATACTCAAGAAACAGACTTAGATGAAAGGATGCACACCTGTCCTTGGTTTCATGCTACCAATATGGCAAATGCCCCAGCCAAAAACTTAGTTCAGATGGGCATTGGTGGCTGGCAAGTACCCCGTCCTGGAGTAAAAGTCTGTCGGGAAAGAGCGACTAACATTTTAACCGTTACCGACATTATGGAAATGGGTCTAGATGCAGCAGCCGACTTTGCGATCGAGAAAGCTACAGACGGTACAGATTGCGTTTGGATTAGCTTTGATATTGACTGCATTGATGCAGGATTCGTTCCTGGTACTGGTTGGCCCGAACCTGGTGGTTTATTACCCCGCGAAGTTTTATATTTGCTCAAAAAAATAGTGCAGAACACTACGGTTTGCGGTATAGAAGTGGTTGAAGTTTCTCCACCCTATGACGTAAGTGATATGACAGCACTAATGGCAACCCGCGTCATTTGCGACACGATGGCACATTTAGTTTTATCGGGACAGTTACCCCGCACCGAAAAGCCCGCCTATATTCACGATGAAGCCCAGGTAGTAGATGAACCTTGGAGTTAA
- a CDS encoding efflux RND transporter permease subunit, with the protein MSFHFSSWSIKNPVPTIVTFLILGIIGIGSFLSLGIDESPNIDVPIVIVRATQRGVSPTELETQVTKKIEDAVANLDGIDELSSTVTDGNSNTVINFDLGVDSDRALNEVRNAIAQIRPELPQDIDEPSVTKLEFTGGTVVTYAVVSERRSVEELSDLVDRTIIPELLNIKGVGQVERLGGLDREVRVNLDPERLQAYGITASEIDNQIAQFNLNLSGGRSEVGGREQSVRTLGSAKTVRDLQAYPIGLENGTTVPLSNFGEVADDFEESRQKAFLDGQPVVSFAIKRSLGSSSVSVEEAVTEAIAQLKTILPEDVNVELIFTLADEIRDSYQGTIDSLILGCLLTVLTVGLFLRDWRVTFITATALPLSIIPTFWVMKTLDYTLNSMSLLALALAVGNLVDDAICMIENIDRHLQMKKKPFQAALDAAREIGLAVVATTATIVAVFIPVAFMGGIPGQYFQPFGVTVAVSTMFSTLVACTVTPMLSAYLLKPKKQAFQYPRFRAFNAVNYDLTPQRKEASEIRTYSADSFSSQNFDPNAGAKRQPYRFLLTFALKNRVAVLILAASFFFGSLQLIPYIPKGLFDAGDTGLSIVQVELPPGSQLDETEAVIKQLDKTIRQQPAVASILAQVGAEENINTGSLSINLLPKNERDISQQEFQDRMRQVFNEIPGARISFQSRGAGGSDKDVSLILRSNNPQILAQTANNLEKQIREIPGLVDVNTSASLIKPEVIIEPDPQRAADLGVSVQAIANTASLASIGNSEFNLAKFNLPDRQIPIRIQIDPKKRLDLETLKNLRIPARNGSLVPIEAVATIRLGSSPATIERFNRNRQVTVEGNLQGLALGDAIAKIRALPAMQSLPPEVKEEPSGDAEIMRDVFSRFAGALGLAILCIYAILVLLYNNFFYPVAILAALPLSVGGALLGLLITQKELGLFALIGIVLLMGLVTKNAILLVDFALAGLKEGKTRRNAVIAAGVSRLRPILMTSISTIAGMLPIALEFGADGEVRSPMAIAVIGGFTTSTLLTLVIVPVLFTYIDSLIKSMSQFFGLTRAKESSSELTVSSK; encoded by the coding sequence ATGTCTTTCCATTTTTCCTCCTGGTCGATTAAAAATCCCGTTCCCACCATTGTCACTTTTCTTATTTTGGGAATTATTGGTATTGGCTCATTTTTAAGCTTAGGAATCGATGAGTCGCCTAATATCGACGTGCCGATTGTGATTGTGCGTGCGACTCAAAGAGGGGTTAGTCCGACGGAATTAGAAACCCAAGTAACCAAGAAGATTGAGGATGCGGTAGCTAATTTAGATGGAATCGATGAACTCAGTTCTACAGTTACTGATGGTAATTCTAATACAGTAATTAACTTTGACTTAGGAGTAGACAGCGATCGCGCGCTCAATGAAGTCCGCAACGCTATTGCTCAAATTCGCCCCGAACTGCCTCAAGATATCGATGAACCCAGCGTAACCAAGCTAGAGTTTACCGGTGGGACGGTGGTTACTTATGCAGTTGTTTCCGAGCGACGATCTGTAGAAGAATTGAGTGACTTAGTAGATCGCACGATTATCCCCGAACTGTTGAATATCAAGGGAGTGGGTCAGGTTGAGCGGCTAGGGGGATTAGACCGCGAGGTGAGGGTAAATTTAGATCCAGAACGTCTACAGGCTTACGGCATTACCGCCAGCGAAATTGACAATCAAATTGCTCAGTTTAATCTTAATTTGTCAGGAGGACGTTCCGAAGTTGGAGGCAGAGAACAAAGCGTACGTACCTTGGGTAGTGCTAAAACCGTTAGGGATTTACAGGCTTATCCGATTGGACTAGAAAACGGGACGACTGTTCCCCTATCGAACTTTGGCGAAGTAGCCGATGACTTTGAAGAATCACGACAAAAAGCCTTTTTAGATGGGCAGCCAGTAGTTAGCTTTGCCATAAAACGTAGCTTGGGCAGTAGTTCGGTATCTGTTGAAGAAGCTGTAACCGAGGCGATTGCCCAATTAAAAACTATTCTTCCTGAAGATGTCAATGTCGAGCTGATCTTTACCCTGGCTGATGAAATTCGCGATTCCTATCAGGGAACAATCGATTCTTTAATTTTAGGTTGTTTACTGACTGTGCTGACTGTGGGCCTGTTTCTGCGTGACTGGCGCGTTACCTTCATTACCGCTACTGCCCTGCCCCTGTCTATTATTCCTACCTTTTGGGTAATGAAAACTTTAGACTATACCCTCAACAGCATGAGCCTGTTAGCCCTAGCCTTGGCAGTAGGTAACTTGGTAGATGATGCGATTTGTATGATCGAAAACATCGATCGCCATTTGCAAATGAAAAAAAAGCCGTTTCAGGCAGCTTTAGATGCAGCGCGAGAAATTGGCTTAGCGGTTGTGGCAACCACGGCAACGATTGTGGCGGTATTTATTCCTGTAGCGTTTATGGGAGGTATTCCTGGTCAGTACTTTCAGCCTTTCGGGGTAACAGTGGCAGTATCAACTATGTTCTCTACTCTAGTAGCCTGTACCGTTACGCCAATGCTGAGTGCCTATTTACTCAAGCCCAAAAAGCAGGCTTTTCAGTATCCTCGCTTTCGCGCCTTCAATGCTGTAAATTATGATCTTACCCCACAGAGAAAAGAAGCAAGCGAGATCCGAACCTATTCTGCCGATTCCTTTTCTTCTCAAAACTTCGATCCTAATGCTGGGGCAAAACGCCAACCCTACCGTTTCTTACTAACTTTTGCTTTAAAAAATCGTGTTGCCGTTTTAATTCTGGCAGCAAGTTTTTTCTTTGGTAGTTTACAGCTAATTCCCTACATTCCCAAAGGCTTATTTGACGCTGGAGATACTGGATTAAGCATAGTTCAGGTCGAGTTGCCCCCTGGTTCACAGCTTGATGAGACTGAGGCGGTAATCAAACAGTTAGACAAAACAATCCGCCAACAGCCCGCAGTTGCCAGCATACTTGCTCAGGTAGGGGCAGAAGAAAACATTAACACTGGCTCGCTATCTATAAATCTATTGCCTAAAAACGAACGGGACATATCTCAGCAAGAGTTTCAAGATCGGATGCGTCAGGTATTTAATGAAATTCCTGGAGCCAGAATTAGCTTTCAAAGCCGTGGCGCAGGGGGTAGCGATAAAGATGTTTCTTTGATTCTGCGCAGCAATAATCCGCAAATATTAGCCCAGACGGCAAATAACCTCGAAAAACAAATCCGCGAAATCCCTGGATTAGTTGATGTAAACACCAGTGCCAGCTTAATCAAGCCAGAAGTGATCATTGAACCAGACCCCCAAAGGGCAGCGGATTTGGGAGTTTCCGTCCAGGCGATCGCCAATACCGCTTCTTTAGCATCTATTGGTAATAGCGAATTCAACCTGGCTAAGTTTAATCTGCCAGATCGTCAGATCCCGATCCGCATCCAAATTGACCCCAAAAAACGCCTAGATCTCGAAACTCTTAAAAACCTGCGTATTCCCGCGCGTAATGGCTCATTAGTGCCGATCGAAGCCGTGGCGACAATTCGTTTAGGCAGTAGCCCAGCCACGATTGAAAGATTCAACCGCAACCGTCAGGTAACGGTTGAAGGTAACTTGCAGGGGTTGGCTTTAGGAGATGCGATCGCCAAAATCAGGGCTTTGCCTGCGATGCAGTCTTTACCGCCAGAAGTAAAAGAAGAGCCATCAGGGGATGCGGAAATTATGCGAGATGTCTTTTCTCGTTTTGCGGGGGCGTTGGGTTTAGCGATTCTTTGCATCTACGCTATTTTGGTGCTGCTCTATAACAACTTTTTCTATCCTGTGGCAATCTTAGCCGCTTTGCCTTTATCTGTCGGTGGCGCATTATTAGGTTTATTAATTACTCAAAAAGAACTCGGGCTATTTGCTCTGATCGGTATTGTCTTACTGATGGGATTGGTAACTAAAAATGCAATTTTGCTGGTAGATTTTGCTCTGGCAGGGTTAAAAGAAGGAAAAACTCGGCGTAATGCCGTAATTGCTGCGGGAGTATCTCGCTTGCGTCCGATTTTGATGACCTCGATCTCAACTATTGCGGGGATGTTGCCCATTGCGCTAGAGTTTGGTGCGGATGGCGAAGTGCGCAGTCCGATGGCGATCGCCGTTATTGGCGGTTTTACTACCTCTACTCTTTTGACTTTAGTGATTGTCCCAGTTCTGTTTACCTATATCGATAGCTTGATTAAAAGTATGAGCCAGTTCTTCGGCTTAACTCGGGCTAAAGAATCTAGTAGCGAATTAACCGTCAGCAGTAAATAA
- the nadA gene encoding quinolinate synthase NadA translates to MFTAVKPKANLDEIPSDLFGAINKLKKELNAVVLAHYYQEADIQDIADYLGDSLGLSQQAASTDAEVIVFAGVHFMAETAKILNPKKLVLLPDLEAGCSLADSCPPEDFRAFKAAHPDHLVISYINCTAEIKALSDIICTSSNAVKIVNQIPAEQPIIFAPDRNLGRYVSEQTGRDLVLWQGSCIVHETFSEKSLIELKVENPSAEIIAHPECEPPVLRHADYIGSTTALLNYCQQSQSDKFIVATEPGIIHQMEKAAPNKQFIPAPATNNCACNECPYMRLNTLEKLYLAMKNKTPEITLPEDIRLNALKPIQRMLAMS, encoded by the coding sequence ATGTTTACCGCAGTTAAACCCAAAGCTAATCTTGACGAAATTCCCAGCGATCTGTTTGGAGCAATAAACAAGCTAAAAAAAGAGCTTAACGCCGTAGTTTTGGCTCATTACTACCAAGAGGCGGATATTCAAGATATTGCTGATTATTTAGGCGATTCATTGGGTTTATCTCAACAGGCTGCCAGCACTGATGCGGAAGTTATTGTCTTTGCAGGAGTGCATTTTATGGCAGAGACGGCGAAGATTCTTAATCCTAAAAAGCTAGTCCTCTTACCAGATTTGGAGGCTGGCTGTTCCCTAGCCGATAGTTGTCCTCCTGAAGATTTTCGGGCTTTCAAGGCTGCTCATCCCGATCACCTAGTTATTTCTTACATCAACTGTACAGCCGAAATCAAGGCACTCAGCGATATTATTTGTACAAGTTCTAATGCAGTTAAAATAGTTAATCAGATTCCTGCCGAACAGCCGATTATTTTTGCTCCAGATCGCAATTTAGGTCGTTATGTTAGTGAGCAAACAGGTAGAGATTTGGTTTTATGGCAAGGGAGCTGTATTGTTCACGAAACTTTCTCAGAAAAAAGCCTGATCGAACTCAAAGTTGAAAATCCATCTGCCGAAATTATTGCTCACCCTGAATGTGAGCCTCCTGTGTTGCGTCATGCAGACTATATTGGTTCAACCACCGCTTTGTTGAACTATTGCCAGCAAAGCCAGAGTGATAAATTTATTGTTGCTACCGAACCTGGTATCATTCATCAGATGGAAAAAGCTGCACCCAACAAACAGTTTATTCCCGCACCAGCCACGAACAATTGTGCCTGTAATGAATGCCCTTATATGCGCTTAAATACTCTCGAAAAGTTGTATCTGGCAATGAAAAACAAAACTCCAGAAATTACCTTACCTGAAGATATTCGCCTGAATGCGTTAAAACCAATTCAAAGAATGTTAGCAATGTCATAA